A region from the Paenibacillus humicola genome encodes:
- a CDS encoding M23 family metallopeptidase, translating into MLAVIAALSGTQYVKANTFDIVEVYKDGKLIGEVGSQQQVEQLIDSKQAELKASHPDVNMVLDTGKITYGRKSAYKAKPDSDSTLNKLAGLLTAHATGVELKVNGKVVGIVKDQATADSILQRVENKYVPRETAKKNLAVTTLSYTGEGSNAKQDASKTELKSVKIVDQVGTEETSIQPGQIADPNEVYLKLVQGTVKPTKYTVQDGDCIGCIAEKFDISPQVIYERNPWIQDDMIKVGDVLDLTVLKPEVTVQTVENVTETETVDPQTVIQKNSNMRAGETKVIREGKSGKKKVVYKLTKQNGYLMSEELLGEQVLVPSIPAIVMKGTKVILGEGTGHFSWPVSGARLTSSFGKRWGRLHKGIDMVGNKNIKAADNGVIEFAGQKTGYGNCVIINHRNGYETLYGHMSKILVKKGQTVEKGEQIGIMGNTGHSTGTHLHFEVHKNGDLQNPIKYL; encoded by the coding sequence GTGCTGGCGGTAATCGCTGCTTTAAGCGGCACGCAATATGTCAAAGCGAATACGTTCGATATCGTTGAAGTATATAAAGACGGCAAATTGATCGGCGAGGTCGGTTCGCAGCAGCAGGTCGAGCAGCTGATCGACAGCAAGCAGGCCGAGCTAAAGGCCTCTCACCCCGATGTCAATATGGTGCTGGATACCGGCAAGATTACATATGGACGTAAAAGCGCTTACAAGGCCAAGCCCGATTCCGACTCGACGCTTAACAAGCTTGCAGGACTCTTAACCGCACATGCAACAGGCGTAGAGCTGAAGGTGAACGGCAAGGTGGTCGGGATCGTGAAGGATCAGGCGACGGCCGACAGCATTTTGCAGCGGGTGGAAAACAAATACGTCCCGCGGGAGACGGCCAAGAAGAACCTTGCGGTTACCACGCTCTCCTATACGGGAGAAGGATCGAACGCCAAGCAGGATGCGTCGAAGACGGAGCTGAAATCGGTAAAAATTGTCGATCAGGTAGGCACGGAAGAAACGAGTATCCAGCCCGGCCAGATCGCCGATCCGAACGAAGTTTATTTGAAGCTCGTGCAAGGAACGGTCAAGCCGACCAAATATACCGTCCAGGATGGCGACTGCATCGGCTGCATCGCCGAGAAATTCGATATTTCGCCGCAGGTCATCTATGAGCGCAACCCATGGATTCAGGACGATATGATCAAGGTCGGCGACGTGCTGGACCTGACGGTGCTGAAGCCGGAGGTGACCGTTCAGACGGTCGAGAACGTGACGGAGACGGAAACGGTTGATCCGCAAACGGTCATCCAGAAAAATTCCAATATGCGCGCTGGAGAGACGAAAGTAATCCGCGAGGGCAAAAGCGGCAAGAAGAAGGTCGTATACAAGCTGACGAAGCAGAACGGTTACCTGATGAGCGAAGAATTGCTCGGCGAGCAGGTGCTCGTTCCGTCCATACCCGCCATTGTGATGAAGGGGACGAAAGTGATTTTGGGCGAAGGAACGGGGCACTTCTCCTGGCCGGTGTCGGGAGCGCGGCTGACCAGCAGCTTCGGCAAACGCTGGGGCCGGCTGCACAAAGGCATCGATATGGTCGGCAACAAGAACATTAAGGCGGCAGACAACGGCGTCATCGAATTTGCCGGACAGAAAACCGGTTACGGCAACTGCGTCATTATCAATCATCGGAACGGTTACGAAACGCTTTATGGGCACATGAGCAAAATTCTCGTCAAGAAGGGGCAGACGGTCGAGAAAGGCGAACAAATCGGCATCATGGGCAATACGGGCCACTCGACGGGCACGCACCTGCATTTTGAAGTGCATAAGAACGGGGACTTGCAGAACCCGATTAAATATTTGTAG
- the dnaB gene encoding replicative DNA helicase: protein MFDRIPPQNTEAEQAVLGAVLLQAEALITSMERIRSEDFYTPAHRLIFEAMVELGEENKPIDLVTLTAHLQDKQELEEIGGVSYLAKLANAVPTAANVDYYAQIVEEKSMLRRLIRTATQIVSNGYAAADDVGLMLNEAEQRIMELSSHRSSSGFVSIRDVLMEVFERVELLYTNKGGTTGIPSGFNDLDKMTSGFQRSDLIIVAARPSVGKTAFALNIAQNVGVRARETVAIFSLEMSAAQLVQRMVCAESNVDAGRMRTGYLEGDDWEKLTMAIGSLSEAQIYIDDTPGITVADIRAKCRRLKKERGLGMILIDYLQLIQGRGKPGENRQQEVSEISRTLKQIARELEVPVIALSQLSRGVEQRQDKRPMMSDLRESGSIEQDADIVAFLYRDDYYNQDTEKKNIIEIIIAKQRNGPVGTVELVFLKNYNKFVGLDRSHHEPGQAS, encoded by the coding sequence ATGTTTGACCGGATCCCTCCGCAGAATACGGAAGCGGAGCAGGCCGTGCTCGGCGCCGTCCTGCTGCAGGCGGAAGCGCTCATCACGTCGATGGAGCGCATCCGCAGCGAAGATTTTTATACGCCGGCGCACCGGCTCATCTTTGAAGCCATGGTCGAGCTCGGCGAGGAGAACAAGCCGATCGACCTCGTTACGCTGACGGCGCACCTGCAGGATAAACAGGAGCTCGAGGAAATCGGCGGCGTCAGCTATTTGGCGAAGCTGGCGAACGCGGTTCCGACGGCGGCAAATGTGGATTATTACGCGCAGATCGTCGAAGAGAAATCGATGCTGCGGCGGCTGATCCGGACGGCGACGCAAATCGTCTCGAACGGATATGCGGCGGCCGACGACGTCGGGCTCATGCTGAACGAGGCGGAACAGCGCATTATGGAGCTGTCCAGTCACCGCTCAAGCAGCGGATTCGTCTCGATTCGCGACGTGCTGATGGAGGTATTCGAACGAGTCGAGCTGCTGTATACGAACAAAGGAGGCACGACGGGCATTCCGTCGGGTTTTAACGATCTCGACAAAATGACGTCGGGCTTCCAGCGCAGCGATCTGATTATCGTGGCGGCTCGTCCGTCCGTCGGCAAAACCGCATTTGCACTTAATATCGCGCAAAATGTCGGGGTCCGCGCCCGCGAAACGGTGGCGATTTTCAGCCTCGAGATGTCCGCGGCGCAGCTTGTGCAGCGGATGGTGTGCGCCGAGTCGAATGTGGACGCGGGACGGATGAGGACGGGTTATCTGGAGGGCGACGACTGGGAAAAGCTGACGATGGCGATCGGCTCCCTGTCGGAAGCGCAAATCTATATCGACGATACGCCGGGCATTACGGTGGCCGACATTCGCGCGAAATGCCGCCGGCTGAAGAAGGAACGCGGCCTCGGTATGATTTTGATCGATTATTTGCAGCTTATTCAGGGGCGCGGGAAGCCCGGCGAGAACCGGCAACAGGAGGTATCCGAAATTTCGCGGACGCTGAAGCAGATCGCCAGAGAGCTGGAGGTGCCGGTCATCGCGCTGTCGCAGCTGAGCCGCGGCGTCGAGCAGCGGCAGGACAAGCGGCCGATGATGTCCGACCTGCGGGAATCGGGGTCGATTGAGCAGGATGCCGATATCGTGGCGTTCCTATACCGGGACGATTATTACAACCAGGATACCGAGAAGAAAAACATTATCGAAATCATTATCGCGAAGCAGCGGAACGGCCCGGTCGGTACGGTCGAGCTGGTTTTCCTGAAAAATTACAACAAATTCGTCGGGCTCGACAGATCGCATCACGAGCCGGGACAAGCTTCCTAG
- a CDS encoding adenylosuccinate synthase codes for MSTVVVVGTQWGDEGKGKITDYLADGADVVARYQGGNNAGHTILIGNKKYKLTMIPSGIFNQNKVCVIGNGMVINPAALIDEIQYIHENGFSTDNLKISDRAHLIMPYHLVLDGLEEDRKGDGKIGTTRKGIGPCYMDKAARSGIRIADLMDADEFEGKLRRLVEEKNQMIRQVYGGEPLDADTILREYLGYAEVLRQYVTDTSVVLNDAIDGGKRILFEGAQGVMLDIDQGTYPFVTSSNPTAGGVCIGSGVGPSKIRQVIGVAKAYTTRVGDGPFPTELNNETGDWIRERGNEYGTVTGRPRRVGWFDSVVVRHARRVSGITGLSLNSLDVLSGLETVKICTGYKLRGEIIEHYPASLKLISECEAVYEELPGWSEDISNAKTLEDLPVNTRRYVERVSELTGIPIAIFSVGRNREQTNQVMPIYI; via the coding sequence ATGTCAACGGTAGTTGTTGTCGGAACGCAGTGGGGAGACGAAGGCAAAGGGAAAATTACCGACTATCTGGCCGACGGCGCGGATGTCGTTGCCCGTTACCAGGGAGGTAACAACGCCGGCCACACGATTCTGATCGGCAACAAGAAGTATAAATTGACGATGATTCCTTCCGGCATTTTTAATCAAAATAAAGTATGCGTTATCGGCAACGGCATGGTCATCAATCCTGCCGCGCTGATCGACGAAATTCAATATATACATGAGAACGGCTTTTCCACGGACAATTTGAAAATCAGCGACCGCGCGCATCTGATTATGCCGTACCACCTCGTGCTGGACGGGCTGGAAGAGGATCGCAAAGGCGATGGCAAAATCGGCACGACCCGCAAAGGAATCGGCCCCTGCTACATGGACAAAGCGGCCCGGAGCGGAATCCGGATCGCCGACCTGATGGATGCCGACGAATTCGAGGGTAAGCTGCGCCGTCTCGTCGAGGAGAAGAATCAAATGATCCGGCAGGTATACGGCGGCGAACCGCTCGACGCGGATACGATTTTGCGCGAGTATCTCGGCTACGCAGAGGTGCTGCGCCAGTATGTTACCGATACGTCGGTCGTGCTGAACGATGCGATCGACGGCGGAAAGCGTATTCTGTTCGAGGGCGCGCAGGGGGTCATGCTCGATATCGACCAAGGAACTTACCCGTTCGTCACGTCGTCGAACCCGACCGCCGGCGGCGTCTGCATCGGCTCGGGCGTCGGCCCTTCGAAGATCAGACAGGTGATCGGCGTGGCCAAGGCGTACACGACACGCGTCGGCGACGGTCCGTTTCCGACGGAGCTGAACAACGAGACAGGCGACTGGATCCGCGAGCGCGGCAACGAATACGGTACTGTGACAGGCCGCCCGCGCCGCGTCGGCTGGTTTGACAGCGTCGTTGTCCGCCATGCCCGCCGCGTAAGCGGGATTACGGGCTTGTCGCTGAACTCGCTCGACGTGCTCTCCGGGCTCGAGACTGTAAAAATCTGCACCGGCTACAAGCTGCGCGGCGAAATCATCGAGCATTACCCGGCAAGCCTGAAGCTGATCTCGGAATGCGAGGCGGTTTATGAGGAGCTGCCGGGCTGGAGCGAGGATATTTCCAATGCCAAAACGCTCGAGGATTTGCCGGTCAACACGCGCCGCTACGTAGAGCGGGTGTCCGAGCTGACGGGCATTCCGATTGCGATCTTCTCGGTCGGCCGCAATCGTGAGCAGACGAATCAAGTGATGCCGATTTACATTTAA
- the yycF gene encoding response regulator YycF, which yields MHGKILVVDDEQPIADILKFNLEKEGYQVICAFDGGEAVRLAFEENPDLILLDLMLPVKDGMDVCREVRSRLQTPIIMLTAKDTELDKVLGLELGADDYVTKPFSTRELLARVKAHLRRRKNDALAAARTGESASGSGMAADNGSDSKQGLHIFNLFIDTDMYVVYKDNEPLDLTHREYELVYYLARNSGKVMTREHLLQAVWGFEYFGDVRTVDVTIRRLREKIEDDPSRPEYILTRRGLGYMMRNPKSGGFGYG from the coding sequence ATGCACGGAAAAATTTTAGTGGTCGACGACGAACAGCCGATTGCAGATATTTTGAAATTCAACCTGGAAAAGGAAGGTTATCAGGTCATTTGCGCCTTTGACGGCGGGGAAGCGGTCCGTCTCGCTTTCGAGGAGAATCCGGACCTGATCCTGCTCGACCTGATGCTCCCGGTCAAGGACGGCATGGACGTGTGCCGCGAGGTGCGTTCACGCCTGCAGACGCCGATCATTATGCTGACGGCCAAAGATACGGAGCTCGACAAGGTGCTCGGCCTCGAGCTTGGCGCGGACGATTACGTCACCAAGCCCTTCAGTACCCGCGAGCTGCTCGCCCGGGTGAAGGCGCATTTGCGCCGGCGGAAGAACGACGCGCTGGCCGCGGCCAGGACCGGCGAATCGGCATCCGGCAGCGGAATGGCGGCCGATAACGGCTCGGATTCGAAGCAGGGTCTGCACATTTTCAACCTGTTTATCGATACGGACATGTATGTCGTCTATAAGGATAACGAGCCGCTCGATCTGACGCATCGCGAATACGAGCTTGTTTATTATTTGGCCCGGAACAGCGGCAAGGTGATGACGCGCGAGCATCTGCTGCAGGCGGTATGGGGCTTCGAATATTTCGGCGACGTGCGCACGGTCGACGTGACGATTCGCAGGCTGCGCGAGAAAATCGAGGACGACCCGAGCCGTCCGGAGTACATTTTGACCCGGCGGGGGCTTGGCTATATGATGCGCAACCCGAAATCCGGAGGCTTCGGCTACGGATGA
- the rplI gene encoding 50S ribosomal protein L9, translating into MKVIFLQDVKGQGKKGEVKDLSEGYVRNFLLPKGLAKIASEGNLKTLEVQNASEQKRKQKEKEDAQALAARLEQLTVVVKAKAGEGGRLFGAVTSKQIAEALEGSGVKIDKRKIELEEPIRSLGMTNVPVKLHPEVKATMRVQTTEG; encoded by the coding sequence ATGAAAGTGATCTTTTTGCAGGACGTGAAGGGCCAGGGGAAAAAGGGTGAAGTCAAGGATTTGTCCGAAGGTTACGTGCGCAACTTTCTGCTGCCGAAAGGGCTCGCCAAGATCGCTTCCGAAGGCAACTTGAAAACGCTTGAGGTACAAAATGCGTCCGAGCAGAAGCGGAAGCAGAAGGAGAAAGAAGACGCCCAGGCGCTGGCCGCCCGGCTGGAGCAGCTCACGGTCGTCGTCAAGGCGAAGGCGGGCGAAGGCGGACGCCTGTTCGGCGCGGTGACGAGCAAGCAGATCGCCGAGGCACTCGAGGGCTCGGGCGTCAAAATCGATAAACGGAAAATCGAGCTAGAGGAGCCGATTCGTTCGCTCGGCATGACGAATGTGCCGGTCAAGCTGCATCCCGAAGTGAAAGCGACCATGCGCGTGCAGACGACGGAAGGATAA